The DNA region CATGGCAATGGATGGCCTGAGGCCCGTGCCTGAGATCCAGTTTCTGGATTTTATATACACTGCAATGGATCAAATAGTGAGCCAGATGGCAAAGATAAGGTACAGAACAAATGGCGATTACACCCTGCCAATGGTTCTTAGAACACCATATGGCGGTGGCGTTTCAGGCGGGCCTTATCATTCACAGAGCAGCGAGGCATACTTTGCACATACTGCAGGTCTTGTTGTTGTCACGCCATCAAATCCATACGATGCAAAGGGCCTTTTAATATCTGCAATAGAAAGCAATGATCCTGTTATGTTTTTGGAGCCCAAGAGGATTTACTATTCAATAAAGAACGATGTGCCTGACAATTATTATAAGGTTGATATAGGAAGGGCCAAAAGGATCCTTGAGGGTGATGATGTTACCTTAATAACATATGGCCCGATGGTTCCACTGGTAAAATCTGTTGTTCAGAAAAACAATGTAAATGCCGATGTCATAGATCTAATAACATTAAATCCATTTGATGTGAATTCTATAATAAACTCTGTTAAGAGAACGGGCCGCGCGGTAATTGTCCATGAGGCGCCAAAGATGTTTGGTGCCGGTGCTGAAATAGCAGCAACAATAGCTGAAAAGGCCATAGATTACCTTCAGGCACCTATTTTAAGGGTTACAGGCATGGACATACCTGTTCCTTTTATACTTGAGGATTACTATGTTCCAAATGAGAAGAGAATTATGAATGCTATAAATAAGGTTATAAATTATTAGGTGAGATTGATGTACACGTTGAAGGTTCCACCAATAGGAGAGGGCGTCAGTGAGGGCGAGATAGTAAAATGGAATGTAAAGGAGGGCGACACAATAGAAAAGGATCAGGAGATCGTTGAGATAATGACTGATAAGATAACAATAAAGATTCCATCCCCGGTCAGCGGAAAGGTATTAAAATTGATTGAGCCAGAGGGAAAAACCGTCAAGGTCGGTGACAGCATAGCAACAATAGATTCGCAGGAGGGCAATGAAGAAATTAACAATGAGAACAATGCCCAGGAATCAAAGGAAATTAAAATAGAAAACAAAAATTATGGGAGTAATGTAAAAAACGTTGAGCTGGTAAAGGCAACACCCGCTGTGAGGGCATACGCAAGGCAGAAGGGAATAGATCTTTCAAATGTAAGGCCGTCCAGACCTGATGGCAGGATAAGAAAAGAGGATATAGACAACTATATATCAATGAAGAATAAAACTGTTCAGGAAAATGTCGAGATACAAAACGATGAGGTATATAAACCATCAGGCATAAGAAAGATCATCTTCGACAAGATGACGAAATCAAAGCAGATCATACCACATTTTACAATAACAGATTTTATATCAACGGAGAATATTGAAAAGGCCATTGATTATTATTCAAAGAAGGGCTATGTTAGCTTTACATCATTCTTTGCAAAGGCATGCACAATAGCATTTAAGGAGTTCCCAAAGATGAATGCCTTATATAATGATGATGGCACATACACAATAAAGAAGAGGTATAATATTGGAATAGCCGTTGATTCTCCATATGGATTAACCGTTGTTGTTGTAAAGGACGTTGATAAGAAGAGCATCTTTGAGATATCAATGGAAATAAGGGAGCTCGCCGAAAAGGCAAGATCAAACAAACTCGAAATGGATGATGTTAGGGACTCGACGTTTTCAGTAACAAACATAGGGGCAATAGGCGGAATATATTCAACACCGATAATAAACTATCCTGAAGTCGCAATTCTTGCTGTTAACACAAGGACAAATGCATTTATAGATGGTTCAATGAGAAGCGGCGTCTATGTTACACTCGCCTGCGACCACAGATTAATAGATGGTGCCGAGGCTGCAAGGTTTATAAAAAAGATAAAGGAGATCATAGAGCAGCCAATGCTTTACATTGGTGATTAACATGGATTACGATGTCATTATCCTTGGGGCCGGTGCTGGTGGATATAAAGCTGCTGTTCATCTTCTAAAAAATAAAAAAAGAGTATTAATGATAGAAAAGGAGAAATTCGGCGGTGAGTGCCTTAACTACGGATGCATACCATCAAAGGCATTAATAGAGATGAGTGAGAGTATTTACTACCTGAAGAACATGCCGGGCATTTCAATGGAATATAAAATAGATATGAAGGCATGGCAGGACTGGAAGAATAGTATGGTTGCAAGGATAACTGGAAACGCAGAGAGGCAGTGCAAATCACTTGGTGCTGATATATTATATGGCTTTGGAACATTAAAGGATAAAAACACCGTTAATGTCAATGGAAAGGATTACACTGCGGAAAACATTATAATAGACACGGGATCATCGCCGGCAAGGATACCTGGAATAGACAATGTTTATTATAACAGGGAAATACTTGGCATTGATCATATACCGGAGAGCATTGCAATCATAGGCGGCGGTTACATAGGCGTTGAGATAGGAACGGCAATGGCAAAGCTTGGTTCAGATGTTTACATTATAGAGGCAAAGGAGAGAATACTTCCAGAGGTCAGCAGCGAGCTTTCAAATGCCGTTGATAAAAAATTAAGATCCATCGGCGTAAAAATAATGACGTCCAGCAAGGTAATCTCTGTATCAAAAGATAAATATTACACTGTGAAAACAGAGAACGATGAGATAAAATCTGAAATGGTTCTGATGTCTGTTGGAAGGATACCAAACACAAAAAATATAGGGCTTGAGAATCTTAAAATTGAAATGGATGGAAGATTTATAAAAACCGATGAGCATAGAAGGACAAATGTAAAAAATATATACGCGATAGGCGATGTCACAACAGGACCGATGCTGGCACATAAGGCATTTTATGATGCATACATTGCATCAGAGAATATTCTCGGCAATGACGTAATAATAGACTATAAAGCAATGCCATATGTGATATATACAGATCCTGAGATATCGTTCACAGGTAGTGTATCAAACAATTCAAAGAAGATTATGACATCGGCAGTTCCAAGGGCACTTACAATGAATGAGGGCGATGGCTTCTTCAGGATTTACTACAATGATGATGGAACAGTAACAGGAGCGGCCATCGCCGCGCCAAGATCATCAGAGATTATAACAGAGATAAGCCTTGCCGTTGAATCTTATTTAAATATAAATGATCTGCTGCTTACGATACATCCACATCCAACAATAGCCGAGGGGATACATGATGACTTCGAAAATTAATTATTATATTGATCTTAAAAGATTTGATTACAAAAAATGCCTTGACATACAGTACAGGCTTGTCTCAATGAGAAAGAACGATTTAATAGGTAATACAATAATTTTCGTTGAGCACGATCCTGTTTACACAATAGGCAGAAAGGCTGACCCAAGGAACTATTCAAACGTAAATGTTATAAGAACAGACCGCGGTGGTGATATAACATATCACGGCCCCGGCCAGCTGGTTTCTTACTTTATCTTTGATGTAAGAATAAATGGTAAAAAGGAGGTAAAAACCTTTCTTAATAATATAGAAAACGTCTACATAAATCTACTAAAGAATCTTGGATACAGTGCATCAACAGGTGATGAACCGGGCATCTGGATAGAAAAAAACGGTAAATTAAAAAAGGTTGCTTCCATAGGCATGGCCATAGATGATTATGTATCATATCATGGTGTTGCACTTAACATAAACAAGGAGGTTTTAAACGGATTTATAAAAATAAACCCATGCGGGCTCCCGCCGGCCGTTATGGATTACATAGATATTAAGAGAGATGATGCCATTGATTTAATAATAAAGGAGATTGAAAAAATATATGGTAAATTCAATAAAATAGAATATGAGGGCCTGATCTCATGATTCACGCCTTATGTCCCAGATTCTTTCATCTATACCAAGCCTTTTATTTGAAACCAGGGCATGCATGAAAAGCAGCGATGAAAGCCTGTTCAGGTATATTAATATGTATTTATTCACCTGTGTCTGCTTTGATAGATAAACTGCAATACGCTCGGAACGCCTTGCGACTGATCTTGCAACATGGAGCGTTGCTGCCTCCTGGCTTCCGCCTGGTATTACAAAAAGTTTTATCTTGCCTATTTCCCTGCGATAATCAAAAACCCTTGATTCAAGCCATTTAACACGATCCTCTGATATTGTCCTGTGTGTGCCCATGGCCGTTACATCCTCGCCAATCAAAAAGATATCGTTCTGTATAAGGTCAAGATCATTCTTTATATCATCCCATTTTGATGTTACAATGGCAAGACCTATGAATGAATTTAATTCATCCAGTGTACCCTGAAACTCAACAAGTGGGGAATCCTTTCCTATTCTTACCCTTAAACCGGTGTCTGTCTCTCCGGCATCACCACGCCTGGTAAACATATTTAACTAATGTAAAATATGATTTAATCTTTTGTATGCTTTACAGCAAAAGCATGAAAAAAATTATTGATTTCTTTTTATTGTTATTGGTATAACATTATTTTCAAATTCTATCATTGCTATATCTATTGGATCTATGATATCCGGGGAAATATCTATAATCACCGGTGCGCCCATTGCAATCTGCAGGGCCCTTGCTCCAATAATCCTCGCCTTTTCAAATTTCGTCAATATCATAAAAATCATGCAAACAAACCTATATTAAAAGGTTGTTAATAAAATTTTCTTATAGATTAAAGCACGATACTTGAACCATCCGGTGCATTTATTTTTAATGGTTTTCCGTTTTCTGTTATAATAAATCTTGAGTTATTGTATTCAAGAACCAGCTCGTTTTTATCAACAATGAATTTGTACCTTTTGATTTCATCCATTGATATTATATCACCATTGAAGTCAAAGCCATCTATTTTCATCCTGGAACCGTCATCTGCATTCACCTCTGGAATGATTATTCTTTCACCATGCTGTACTGCTATTATAATTGCCTCTGATTTTATGCCGCGTATCGTTGCAGGTTTTACATTCCTTATTAAAAGGATTCTCCTGCCCTGGAGATTCTCCGGTGTTAAATACTTTTTTATATTCGAAACAATGGTAATATCCCTGTCAGCATGAACGCCCAAAACGTATAGATTATCCGCATTTGGATGGTCATTTACATATTTTACGGTACCGGCCATGAGATCTATGTTTATCTTTTTGTCAGCAATTTCCAGCTTCTTAAATGGCGGTTCTCCCTTCAAAGGTCTGAAATCATCAAAACCCAACATATCATCAAATTTATAATTAACAGTTTTAAAACCAAGTGATGAAAGGATTTCAGATGAGGCGGATGGCACATATGGATAGAGCATTGCCGTTAAATACATAGAGATTTTAAGCGATGTAAAAAGCACCTGATTTAATCTCTCAGGGTCATTTATATTCCATGGGGCCTCGCTGTTGAAATAGTTATTTGCAAGCGTGACTGCCTCAAGCCAGATCTGAAGCCCGTTCTTTATTTTTATGTTTTTTATTGATTCAGAATATTCATCAAAAAATCTTTTGAATTCGTTTATAATTGAATCCGGTTCGCATTTTTTTATATTTATCTTCCTGTTTGATATAAAACCCAGAACCCTGTATATAAAATTGCCATATTTATCTATGAGTTCGCTGTTTACCCTGCTGACAAGCTCGTTTAATGAAAAGCTTGAATCCCCGGTTTCAGGCATTATCGAGGCCATATAGTATCTTAAATAATTCTTGTTTACCAATGAAAGGGCCTCGTTAACTGTGTATCCAATACCACGGCTTTTTGAAAACTGGGCACCCTCGAATCTTAAATATTCATTTGCAGGCACGTTGTATGGTAGATTATAATCTCCATGCGCAATGAGCATCGCAGGCCATATAATTGTATGAAACGGGATATTATCCTTGCCTATGAAATAATAAGATTTAACATTTTTATCAAGCCAGAATTTTTTCCAGTAATCATCATCTTTTATATTCTTTGAGTAAACCCTTGCACCTGTTATGTATCCTATAAGAGCCTCAAACCAGACATAGATCCTTTTGCCTTCAAAGCCATTTAATGGTATCGGAACTCCCCAGTCGATATCCCTTGTTATTGGCCTGGGCCTTAACCCCTCATTTATTATTGATCTTGTGAAGTTTATTACGTTTGGCTTCCAGTTCTCCCTTGTATTTAAATAATTCAGGAGCTCATCTGATAGCAGATCAAGCCTTAAAAAGAAGTGTTCTGTTGCAATAAACAGTGGCTCCTCATTGGATGATGTACACCTTGGATTTATAAGCTCTATTGGATCCAGTGTTCTTCCGCATTCATCGCACTGATCGCCACGTGCATCGTTAAAACCGCAGTATGGGCATGTGCCATGTATGTAGCGATCTGGCATAAACTTCCCTGTTGATTTGCAGTATGGAGATACCATGTATCTCTTTTCAAGATAATTTTTGTTTAAAAGATTAATGAAGAATTCATCAACGTCCTTTACATGCTCAGGATCTGTTGTCCTTGTAAATATGTCAAATACTATATCAAGATTTTTAAAGGTTTGCTCATGTTCTCTGTGGTAAATATCAGCCACATTCTGGGGCGATGTTTTATTCTTCTCGGCCGTTATTGTTATCGGGGTTCCATACTCATCACTGCCTGAAACAAATAAAACCTCGTTACCATTTAATCTATTAAACCTTACAAAGATATCTGCTGCCAGATATGCACCAGCAATATGACCAAGATGGAGTGGGCCATTTGCATAGGGCAATGCACAGTTTACAAGTATTCTTTCACTCATTGGCAAGGTATTATAAATATAAATTTAAAGTTTTAATACTGTTTTAATATTTCAGAGACTGCCAGTCTAACGCTTTGATCGCTGTCATATTTGTTCCTATAGCCTAATGACTCCATCTTTTCTATGGATAGCTCTGCATACTTTATATCACCCTTCCATCCACGGCCGTTGTATCCCCCGGTGTAATTATATCTAACGTTTTCAAGATTCATTGCGGATGTAACATAATCTGCTATGGTTTTTACAGATGTTGTTCCATGGTTTCCAAGATTAATTACATCAGTTTTTTGAATCCTTTCATGTATTAGCAGCATTGCATTTATGCAGTCTGAAACGTGTATGTATGATTTCCTCTGCGTTCCGTCTCCAAGTATTTCAAGCTCGTTTGGATTGTTTTTTAATTTCATTATAAAATCATGGATAACGCCATGTGTTGAATTTTTACCAACAACGTTTGCAAATCTAAACATTGAGGCCTTAATACCATAGTAATGCGAATATGCTGATATAAAAGCCTCATTGGCAAGCTTTGATGAGCCGTATGATGATATTGGCATGCATGGTCCGTAGCTTTCTGGTGTTGGCATTATTGATGCCTCACCATAAACCGTTGATGATGATGAAAAGATCATTTCATTAACATCGTATCTTCTCATGTATTCAAGTAAATTTTGGGTTAAAACAACGTTTTCATTGAAATCCAGCATCGGATCATTTGATCCGGATCTTACATCCGAGTTTGCGGCAAGGTGTATTATAATATCAAATTTATCCTTAATTTCATATTTTAGAAGATCATTATTAATAAAATGGAAGTTCTTATTATGAAGGAAATCCTTTATGTATTTAATATTGTCTGTAAAATCTATTACCGTTACATCATTGTCATTTACAAGCCTTTCAACCATGTTTGATCCTATAAAGCCCGCACCACCAGTTATTAATATCTTTTTTCCTTTCATGATTATGTTATTATAAACATTAAATAAATGTTGTTTATCTTATGCCAAATTTTGATGCAATATCGACAACATCCTTAACATAATCATGGAAGAACCTCAGTATATCACGTGATGTGATCACCCCAAGGAATTTGCCATTTTCTATAACCAGTAAACGCCTTATGCCGTTGATTGCCATGATGTCTGCTATCTTGTCCATTGGCGTCTTGGATGAGACCGAGATTAGATTTGTGCTCATTATCTCCTTTAATTTTATGCCTTCTGGATTTATGTTCCTTGCAAGCACCTTGTTTATCAGATCCCATTCGGTTATTATGCCCTCTGGCTTTCCATTTTTTCCTATTATTATATAGCCGTGGCGCTCATCTGACATTATTTTTGATGCGGTGAGGCAGTCAGTATCCGGATCGTATACCCTGTTGTCCCTATGCATTATATCCTCTGCGTAAAGTACCATAAGAATATATGCAATAAAAATAGATAAATTAATCTAAAATGATAATAATTGTGTCATATATAGTAATAATTATATCATATGTATTGATCTATAAATTGAAAATTCATTAATTTGTAATTAATTATAACAGATGTTGAATAAATAATTGTATTTAATATATTATGAAAAAAATTTTAATTATTTAAAACTTTGAAATAAATACATACAACAAAAATCTTTAAATATAGAGAATATTAAATTTTTGTTTTTATTCTTTTATTAATCGATATATTACAGTATATGAAATAAAACATAAATAAAATTAAAGATTAAGGTATTAAATAACTTTATATTTTAATATCAAATGTAAAAAGTTATAGAATTTATGAATTTTTTGTGAATAATCCTCATATTAATTGCACCTTGATTGATATAGTAATAAAAAAATCAAAAAACATGAAAAATTTAATATACAATTAATGCATAGATATAAACAATGACAAAGCTACTTGTATTAGGTGGAAGGTTTGCTGGATTAACAGCAGCGTACACGGCAAAGAGGCTTCTTGGAGACAAAATTGATGTAACACTGATAAACAATACACCATATGCGGCATTCAGACCCGGAATGCCACACGTATCAATAGGAGTTTTCAAGGCAGAGGATCTTTTGGTTGATCTTGGAACTGCATTGCCTGCAAAGGGTATAAAGTTCAAACAGGGAACTGTTACAAAGATAGATGCAAAGAAGAACAGGGTAGAGTACGATGATCCATCAGGGCACAAGCAAACAGAGGATTATGACTACCTTGTTGTTGGATTTGGTGCAAAGCTTGGCATAGAGCACATAAAGGGCTGGCATGAGTACGGAAACAGTGTCTGTGAGCCTGACTATGCAACAGCACTTCATGAGAAACTCGAGAAATTCCAGGGCGGAAACATTGCAATAGGTTCTGGTATATTCTACCAGGGAACGTTAACACCCAGGGGAACGTATCCAAAGAACTGGGCCGCACCGGCAGATTCAGCCTGCGAGGGGCCTGTATTTGAAATGTCATTAATGATTCCTGCATACCTTAAAAAGAGGGGCATACTGGACAAGACCCATATAACAATATTCTCACCAGGAGAGGAGATACTAACAGATATATCAAAGGAATCAAGGGGCGTTGTTAAATCGCTTTATTCAAGCCAGGGTTTCGACATGGTCTGGAATTTCAAGCTTGCAGAGGTAAGAAAGGACGAAATAGTAAGCGAGGACGGAAAGACCATAAAGGCAGATATAGCAATTATATTACCGCCATACGAACACAACGATGCTGTTACAAATTCAACACCGGATCTCTTTGATGATGGCGGATTCATACCAACAGATGCACACATGAGGTCAATAAAGTACGATAACATATACGCATGCGGAGATGCAAACCAGATGACGGTTCCAAAACTTGGATATCTTGCAGTACAGACATCAAGAATAGCCATGCAGGATCTTGCAAACAGACTTGGCGTTCCAACAAAGATAGATGAATACCATCCAGAGGTCGTTTGCATAGCAGACAACCCGCTTGAAGGATTTGCAATAGCAGTAAATGACACAACGTTCTACGGTGGCACAAAAGGCCTGGCGGTACCATCACCAACAAACCACATGAAGAAGGAGTTGTTTACCAAATACTTTATGTGGACGAATGGAGATATGGCACTTGACAAATATCTCGCAAGCTGGTGATGTGAAATGATGACAGAGGACGAGGCAATAGAGAAGCTGTTGACGCCTGACACAATGAACAGCATCAACAGGCTGATGGAAGTAGTGAAGAAGCTGGACAAGATGGGATTCCTTGATGTAATATCTGGAATCCTTGACGACGAGGAAACCCTAAAAATGATAATGGGCATTCTAACAAGCGATGAGGTCTTAATGCTGTTCACAAAGAAGGACTCACTGCTATCCATGCTTTCCATTATATCAGAAAAGAAGAATGTAAATGCACTGTCGAATCTCCTTGAAATGCTTGGAACATTGCAAAACAAGGGAATGCTTGATCCTGTCATGGGTATATTAAACGACGATGAGGCCCTTGGAACATTGATGGGACTACTATCAAATGATTTTACAATGAACTTTTTAATGAACTATAAAACAATACTTAATGCCCTTGGAACCCTGGATCTAAGCGTTGCACCGCACTATGTAAACTTCATAAAGGCCATTGAGAATGCAATAAAAACCGAGACCGTTACACCTGTTGGTGGCATGATGGGAACGCTGCATGCAATGAAGGACGAGGATACACAGAGGGGACTTGGAATAGTCTTTTCCATACTCAAAAGCCTCGGCAAAACATGCTTTTCAGATTTTAACTGCAATGCAGGAAATAAAAAATAAAAATATTTTTTTATCCACCTGAAAATACCTCTAAAAACAATAAATCATCTTCTGGTCTTACGTTTTCATCCTCTGTTGCAGGGCTTCCATTAAGTATAATTGCATATCTTTCTGCATCTATTTTATATTGTTTTATAATGTCATTTATTGTGAGCTCATGATCCATTTCTATTGTTTTATTTTCTGATCCTTTTATTCTAATCATATAGCTCCGGGCAGATTCGAACTGCCGTCGTCGGATCCAAAGTCCGAAATGCTTGTCCACTACACCACGGAGCTTTATTACTTTATTCCAAATTCATATTTTAAATTTTTTTATACATTAAGCCAGCAATCTTAATAATACAATAAGATGCCAAGTCCTGTAATCTTATAATTATGTTCACGAAGTTTAACCAACATAAAAAAATTTAAATTTTTATAAAATATATTAAAAAATGCTTGATAAATTATTTAAACCAAAAAGCATAGCCGTGGTTGGCGCATCAACAAACAAGGAAAAGATAGGAAATATTATATTAAGAAATATCATATCAACGTTCTCGGGTAAAATATATCCTGTAAACAATAAATCAGACAACGTTGAGGGCTATAAATCATACAAAAGCCTTAAGGATATAAATGAAACTGTTGACCTTGCAATAGTGGCCGTACCAAGGGATTCTGTTCCTGATGTTATTCAGGATGCAATAGATTCAGGGACCGGTGCGGCAATAATCATAACCTCCGGTTTTAAGGAAACGGATCAGCATGGTGCAGAGCTTGAGGAAAAGATAAAATCAATGGCATCAGGATCTGGCCTCAGGTTCCTTGGGCCAAACACAATAGGCATAATAACACCATCATTTAACGGAACGTTCGCATTTTCAGACAATATAAAAGGCGGTGCCGCACTTGTTGCGCAGAGCGGTGGTCTTGGTGTTTACATGCTCAACTGGGCCCAGAAAACAAGAACCGGAATAAGCTACTTTGTAAGCCTTGGAAACCAGACAGATATAAAGGAATCTGACATCTTTGAATTTCTGGCCAATGATGTTGAAACAAAGGCCATTTTTTCATACCTTGAAGGGGTATCAGATGGCGATGCATTTTTAAATACCGTTCCGGAGGTTACAAAGAAGAAGCCGCTGATATTCTTGAAGGGCGGTACCGGTAAATCAGGAACTGCTGCAATAAAAACACATACCGGCAGTGTTGCAGGCTCTGTCGATATTTTTAAGGCCGCTGTAAGGGCATGCGGCGGTATCTTTGTTGAATCGCTTGAGGATATGCTTAACATAGCAAAACTTGTTTCATCAAGCGAGAGTGTTTCAAGGGACATACTTGTAATAACAAACTCGGGCGGTCATGGTGTTTTGACAAGCGATGCAATAGAATCATATAATTTAAACGAGATCGAGATACCTGACAGAATAAAGGAAAATTTAAAGAAGGTGCTTCCTGATCAGAGTGTGCCAAGGAATCCTCTTGATCTGTCAGGTGATGCGGACTCTGAGAGATACAAAGGTGCAATAGAGCTTACAAAGGATCTTGACTGCACAAAACTTGTTATAGTTCAATCACTGCCCATGGTAAGCTGCACTGATGTTGCCAGGGCC from Picrophilus oshimae DSM 9789 includes:
- a CDS encoding acetate--CoA ligase family protein, translating into MLDKLFKPKSIAVVGASTNKEKIGNIILRNIISTFSGKIYPVNNKSDNVEGYKSYKSLKDINETVDLAIVAVPRDSVPDVIQDAIDSGTGAAIIITSGFKETDQHGAELEEKIKSMASGSGLRFLGPNTIGIITPSFNGTFAFSDNIKGGAALVAQSGGLGVYMLNWAQKTRTGISYFVSLGNQTDIKESDIFEFLANDVETKAIFSYLEGVSDGDAFLNTVPEVTKKKPLIFLKGGTGKSGTAAIKTHTGSVAGSVDIFKAAVRACGGIFVESLEDMLNIAKLVSSSESVSRDILVITNSGGHGVLTSDAIESYNLNEIEIPDRIKENLKKVLPDQSVPRNPLDLSGDADSERYKGAIELTKDLDCTKLVIVQSLPMVSCTDVARAMIRYRGKSLVGVTMGLDEDAASRILESAYIPAFKFPEDAVKAIKYMTDRMEPVRKIRIPQPVSEAWKIVSGKSYIRDFEALKIMELYGIKTPRYGIAMDAETAQKVADDIGYPVVMKISGDEPLHKTEMNGVYLNVERDMVKDVFNRLNYKRVLIEEQLNGAEIFIGGIKDPVFGHTVVAGIGGIYVEVLKRLAYALSPVSEEEAEYLLNESNISKIITARKRNYDKNSIIRAISNVSRMIVDLNISQLDINPLIVNETGAYAVDVRMII
- a CDS encoding MoaD/ThiS family protein gives rise to the protein MIRIKGSENKTIEMDHELTINDIIKQYKIDAERYAIILNGSPATEDENVRPEDDLLFLEVFSGG
- a CDS encoding DUF1641 domain-containing protein → MMTEDEAIEKLLTPDTMNSINRLMEVVKKLDKMGFLDVISGILDDEETLKMIMGILTSDEVLMLFTKKDSLLSMLSIISEKKNVNALSNLLEMLGTLQNKGMLDPVMGILNDDEALGTLMGLLSNDFTMNFLMNYKTILNALGTLDLSVAPHYVNFIKAIENAIKTETVTPVGGMMGTLHAMKDEDTQRGLGIVFSILKSLGKTCFSDFNCNAGNKK